A stretch of the Taeniopygia guttata chromosome 3, bTaeGut7.mat, whole genome shotgun sequence genome encodes the following:
- the SERAC1 gene encoding protein SERAC1 isoform X2 — MSVAAYCVFCYRKIGTSGPATKKHLPWNDIRKIAKVTGSLILGGFVFITYEVLSLNKLLQIDTQALHQEKLKSYVYVRTASLSPSDYQGITYRARKEIHKAVRRILETEAKIFRRPFNEQFSTFDGEDHECALWLLLKRSQSEDKAIRLQAVQDLASNSHWHDYQYVTVAQTCDQRTAIGLARSKDVDLRFFLPPPPLPKIKTDYSIEDELRLLLVSLPQTGLDPCVQYFTSLALSESSHTLAAQMGGLWCFGGNGLPYCETLSKIPSETVELFCLQALVQHSKISSHCEKIEAKGGLQLLQRIYQLRKDSAKIQRNIIRIIGNMALDERLHSSIVRAGWVSVLAEVMKSPHIIQSSHASRALANLDRDVVKEKYPDGVYVLHPQYRSSQPIRADILFVHGLLGAAFKTWRQQDIDRRLDRKASEGEEDYSQCWPKTWLASDCPSLRIISVEYDTHLSDWKAKCPVEAHRKSIAFRSSELLDKLKAAGIGDRPLVWVSHSMGGLLVKRMLVDASKNPEMDKIVNNTRGIIFYSVPHHGSQLAEYSINARYLLFPSVEVKELSKDSPALKELNDDFLSFAKDKKFSVLSFAETLPTHIGSMLKLHVVPVESADIGIGDLIPVDVNHLNICKPKKKDAFLYQRTLKFIQDVLAQEL, encoded by the exons ATGTCAGTGGCTGCTTACTGCGTATTTTGCTACAGAAAAATAGGAACTTCTGGTCCAGCCACAAAAAAACACCTACCCTGGAATGATATCA gaaaaattgCAAAGGTAACTGGATCACTTATACTAGG aggCTTTGTATTCATTACATATGAAGTCCTGTCCTTAAATAAGTTACTGCAAATTGATACTCAAGCTCTACATCAAGAAAAACTTAAATCCTATGTATACGTACGTACAGCTTCTCTAAGTCCAAGTGACTATCAAG GGATTACATACAGAGCCAGAAAAGAAATCCATAAAGCAGTGAGGAGAATTCTAGAAACAGAAGCTAAAATCTTCCGGAGACCTTTTAATG AACAATTCAGTACCTTTGATGGAGAAGATCATGAGTGTGCCTTATGGCTTCTCTTAAAGAGAAGTCAGTCAGAAGACAAAGCAATCCGACTGCAGGCTGTACAAGATCTGGCAAGCAACAGTCACTGGCATG ATTATCAGTATGTCACAGTTGCTCAGACCTGTGATCAAAGGACTGCTATAGGTTTGGCTCGATCCAAAGATGTTGACCTTCGCTTTTTCTTGCCTCCACCACCACTGCCAAAAATAAAGACT GACTATTCCATAGAAGATGAACTTCGCTTGTTATTGGTATCTTTACCTCAGACTGGTCTTGATCCATGTGTCCAGTACTTCACATCCCTTGCATTAAGTGAAAGTAGCCACACTCTTGCTGCACAAATG GGAGGCTTATGGTGTTTTGGAGGAAATGGACTTCCATATTGTGAGACATTGAGTAAAATCCCTTCAGAGACAGTGGAACTTTTTTGCTTGCAGGCTTTAGTACAGCATTCTAAG ATTTCTTCTCACTGTGAAAAAATTGAAGCTAAAGGaggcctccagctgctgcagaggatATACCAGCTACGTAAAGATTCAGCAAAGATACAGAGGAACATAATCCGCATTATTGGGAATATGGCTTTGGATGAACGTCTTCACTCATCCATAGTACGTGCAG GTTGGGTTTCTGTACTTGCTGAAGTAATGAAATCCCCACACATCATTCAATCTTCTCACGCATCCAGAGCTTTGGCTAATTTAGACAGGGACGTGGTGAAAGAAAAGTATCCAGATGGTGTTTATGTCTTACATCCACAGTATCGTAGCAG CCAGCCTATCAGAGCAGACATCCTTTTCGTTCACGGTCTTTTGGGAGCAGCATTTAAAACCTGGCGACAGCAAGACATTGACCGGCGTTTGGATAGAAAGGCCTCAGAGGGGGAAGAGGACTATAGTCAGTGCTGGCCAAAG ACATGGCTTGCTTCAGACTGTCCTTCCCTTAGAATCATATCTGTGGAGTATGACACCCATTTGAGTGACTGGAAGGCAAAATGTCCTGTTGAGGCTCACAG gAAGTCTATTGCTTTCAGGAGCAGTGAGCTGCTTGACAAGCTCAAAGCTGCTGGGATTGGAGACAGGCCTTTGGTGTGGGTATCCCATAGCATGGGTG GTCTTCTAGTCAAAAGGATGCTGGTGGATGCTTCCAAAAATCCAGAAATGGATAAAATTGTAAACAACACCAGAGGAATTATATTTTATAGTGTACCTCACCATGGTTCCCAGCTGGCTGAATATTCTATAAATGCCAGATATCTCCTCTTCCCGTCTGTGGAGGTTAAAGAGCTCAGCAAGG ATTCTCCTGCCCTTAAAGAGCTGAATGATGACTTCTTGTCTTTTGCCAAAGACAAGAAATTTTCAGTGCTGAGTTTTGCAGAAACCCTACCAACACACATAGGCAGCATGCTAAAACTGCATGTAGTACCTGTGGAGTCAGCAG ACATAGGAATTGGAGACCTTATTCCAGTGGATGTTAATCATCTAAATATTTGCAAGCCAAAGAAGAAGGATGCTTTCCTGTATCAACGTACACTGAAGTTCATTCAGGATGTTTTAGCCCAAGAACTGTGA
- the SERAC1 gene encoding protein SERAC1 isoform X3, with the protein MSVAAYCVFCYRKIGTSGPATKKHLPWNDIRKIAKVTGSLILGGFVFITYEVLSLNKLLQIDTQALHQEKLKSYVYVRTASLSPSDYQEQFSTFDGEDHECALWLLLKRSQSEDKAIRLQAVQDLASNSHWHDYQYVTVAQTCDQRTAIGLARSKDVDLRFFLPPPPLPKIKTVSTGKDYSIEDELRLLLVSLPQTGLDPCVQYFTSLALSESSHTLAAQMGGLWCFGGNGLPYCETLSKIPSETVELFCLQALVQHSKISSHCEKIEAKGGLQLLQRIYQLRKDSAKIQRNIIRIIGNMALDERLHSSIVRAGWVSVLAEVMKSPHIIQSSHASRALANLDRDVVKEKYPDGVYVLHPQYRSSQPIRADILFVHGLLGAAFKTWRQQDIDRRLDRKASEGEEDYSQCWPKTWLASDCPSLRIISVEYDTHLSDWKAKCPVEAHRKSIAFRSSELLDKLKAAGIGDRPLVWVSHSMGGLLVKRMLVDASKNPEMDKIVNNTRGIIFYSVPHHGSQLAEYSINARYLLFPSVEVKELSKDSPALKELNDDFLSFAKDKKFSVLSFAETLPTHIGSMLKLHVVPVESADIGIGDLIPVDVNHLNICKPKKKDAFLYQRTLKFIQDVLAQEL; encoded by the exons ATGTCAGTGGCTGCTTACTGCGTATTTTGCTACAGAAAAATAGGAACTTCTGGTCCAGCCACAAAAAAACACCTACCCTGGAATGATATCA gaaaaattgCAAAGGTAACTGGATCACTTATACTAGG aggCTTTGTATTCATTACATATGAAGTCCTGTCCTTAAATAAGTTACTGCAAATTGATACTCAAGCTCTACATCAAGAAAAACTTAAATCCTATGTATACGTACGTACAGCTTCTCTAAGTCCAAGTGACTATCAAG AACAATTCAGTACCTTTGATGGAGAAGATCATGAGTGTGCCTTATGGCTTCTCTTAAAGAGAAGTCAGTCAGAAGACAAAGCAATCCGACTGCAGGCTGTACAAGATCTGGCAAGCAACAGTCACTGGCATG ATTATCAGTATGTCACAGTTGCTCAGACCTGTGATCAAAGGACTGCTATAGGTTTGGCTCGATCCAAAGATGTTGACCTTCGCTTTTTCTTGCCTCCACCACCACTGCCAAAAATAAAGACTGTAAGTACAGGAAAA GACTATTCCATAGAAGATGAACTTCGCTTGTTATTGGTATCTTTACCTCAGACTGGTCTTGATCCATGTGTCCAGTACTTCACATCCCTTGCATTAAGTGAAAGTAGCCACACTCTTGCTGCACAAATG GGAGGCTTATGGTGTTTTGGAGGAAATGGACTTCCATATTGTGAGACATTGAGTAAAATCCCTTCAGAGACAGTGGAACTTTTTTGCTTGCAGGCTTTAGTACAGCATTCTAAG ATTTCTTCTCACTGTGAAAAAATTGAAGCTAAAGGaggcctccagctgctgcagaggatATACCAGCTACGTAAAGATTCAGCAAAGATACAGAGGAACATAATCCGCATTATTGGGAATATGGCTTTGGATGAACGTCTTCACTCATCCATAGTACGTGCAG GTTGGGTTTCTGTACTTGCTGAAGTAATGAAATCCCCACACATCATTCAATCTTCTCACGCATCCAGAGCTTTGGCTAATTTAGACAGGGACGTGGTGAAAGAAAAGTATCCAGATGGTGTTTATGTCTTACATCCACAGTATCGTAGCAG CCAGCCTATCAGAGCAGACATCCTTTTCGTTCACGGTCTTTTGGGAGCAGCATTTAAAACCTGGCGACAGCAAGACATTGACCGGCGTTTGGATAGAAAGGCCTCAGAGGGGGAAGAGGACTATAGTCAGTGCTGGCCAAAG ACATGGCTTGCTTCAGACTGTCCTTCCCTTAGAATCATATCTGTGGAGTATGACACCCATTTGAGTGACTGGAAGGCAAAATGTCCTGTTGAGGCTCACAG gAAGTCTATTGCTTTCAGGAGCAGTGAGCTGCTTGACAAGCTCAAAGCTGCTGGGATTGGAGACAGGCCTTTGGTGTGGGTATCCCATAGCATGGGTG GTCTTCTAGTCAAAAGGATGCTGGTGGATGCTTCCAAAAATCCAGAAATGGATAAAATTGTAAACAACACCAGAGGAATTATATTTTATAGTGTACCTCACCATGGTTCCCAGCTGGCTGAATATTCTATAAATGCCAGATATCTCCTCTTCCCGTCTGTGGAGGTTAAAGAGCTCAGCAAGG ATTCTCCTGCCCTTAAAGAGCTGAATGATGACTTCTTGTCTTTTGCCAAAGACAAGAAATTTTCAGTGCTGAGTTTTGCAGAAACCCTACCAACACACATAGGCAGCATGCTAAAACTGCATGTAGTACCTGTGGAGTCAGCAG ACATAGGAATTGGAGACCTTATTCCAGTGGATGTTAATCATCTAAATATTTGCAAGCCAAAGAAGAAGGATGCTTTCCTGTATCAACGTACACTGAAGTTCATTCAGGATGTTTTAGCCCAAGAACTGTGA
- the SERAC1 gene encoding protein SERAC1 isoform X1 — translation MSVAAYCVFCYRKIGTSGPATKKHLPWNDIRKIAKVTGSLILGGFVFITYEVLSLNKLLQIDTQALHQEKLKSYVYVRTASLSPSDYQGITYRARKEIHKAVRRILETEAKIFRRPFNEQFSTFDGEDHECALWLLLKRSQSEDKAIRLQAVQDLASNSHWHDYQYVTVAQTCDQRTAIGLARSKDVDLRFFLPPPPLPKIKTVSTGKDYSIEDELRLLLVSLPQTGLDPCVQYFTSLALSESSHTLAAQMGGLWCFGGNGLPYCETLSKIPSETVELFCLQALVQHSKISSHCEKIEAKGGLQLLQRIYQLRKDSAKIQRNIIRIIGNMALDERLHSSIVRAGWVSVLAEVMKSPHIIQSSHASRALANLDRDVVKEKYPDGVYVLHPQYRSSQPIRADILFVHGLLGAAFKTWRQQDIDRRLDRKASEGEEDYSQCWPKTWLASDCPSLRIISVEYDTHLSDWKAKCPVEAHRKSIAFRSSELLDKLKAAGIGDRPLVWVSHSMGGLLVKRMLVDASKNPEMDKIVNNTRGIIFYSVPHHGSQLAEYSINARYLLFPSVEVKELSKDSPALKELNDDFLSFAKDKKFSVLSFAETLPTHIGSMLKLHVVPVESADIGIGDLIPVDVNHLNICKPKKKDAFLYQRTLKFIQDVLAQEL, via the exons ATGTCAGTGGCTGCTTACTGCGTATTTTGCTACAGAAAAATAGGAACTTCTGGTCCAGCCACAAAAAAACACCTACCCTGGAATGATATCA gaaaaattgCAAAGGTAACTGGATCACTTATACTAGG aggCTTTGTATTCATTACATATGAAGTCCTGTCCTTAAATAAGTTACTGCAAATTGATACTCAAGCTCTACATCAAGAAAAACTTAAATCCTATGTATACGTACGTACAGCTTCTCTAAGTCCAAGTGACTATCAAG GGATTACATACAGAGCCAGAAAAGAAATCCATAAAGCAGTGAGGAGAATTCTAGAAACAGAAGCTAAAATCTTCCGGAGACCTTTTAATG AACAATTCAGTACCTTTGATGGAGAAGATCATGAGTGTGCCTTATGGCTTCTCTTAAAGAGAAGTCAGTCAGAAGACAAAGCAATCCGACTGCAGGCTGTACAAGATCTGGCAAGCAACAGTCACTGGCATG ATTATCAGTATGTCACAGTTGCTCAGACCTGTGATCAAAGGACTGCTATAGGTTTGGCTCGATCCAAAGATGTTGACCTTCGCTTTTTCTTGCCTCCACCACCACTGCCAAAAATAAAGACTGTAAGTACAGGAAAA GACTATTCCATAGAAGATGAACTTCGCTTGTTATTGGTATCTTTACCTCAGACTGGTCTTGATCCATGTGTCCAGTACTTCACATCCCTTGCATTAAGTGAAAGTAGCCACACTCTTGCTGCACAAATG GGAGGCTTATGGTGTTTTGGAGGAAATGGACTTCCATATTGTGAGACATTGAGTAAAATCCCTTCAGAGACAGTGGAACTTTTTTGCTTGCAGGCTTTAGTACAGCATTCTAAG ATTTCTTCTCACTGTGAAAAAATTGAAGCTAAAGGaggcctccagctgctgcagaggatATACCAGCTACGTAAAGATTCAGCAAAGATACAGAGGAACATAATCCGCATTATTGGGAATATGGCTTTGGATGAACGTCTTCACTCATCCATAGTACGTGCAG GTTGGGTTTCTGTACTTGCTGAAGTAATGAAATCCCCACACATCATTCAATCTTCTCACGCATCCAGAGCTTTGGCTAATTTAGACAGGGACGTGGTGAAAGAAAAGTATCCAGATGGTGTTTATGTCTTACATCCACAGTATCGTAGCAG CCAGCCTATCAGAGCAGACATCCTTTTCGTTCACGGTCTTTTGGGAGCAGCATTTAAAACCTGGCGACAGCAAGACATTGACCGGCGTTTGGATAGAAAGGCCTCAGAGGGGGAAGAGGACTATAGTCAGTGCTGGCCAAAG ACATGGCTTGCTTCAGACTGTCCTTCCCTTAGAATCATATCTGTGGAGTATGACACCCATTTGAGTGACTGGAAGGCAAAATGTCCTGTTGAGGCTCACAG gAAGTCTATTGCTTTCAGGAGCAGTGAGCTGCTTGACAAGCTCAAAGCTGCTGGGATTGGAGACAGGCCTTTGGTGTGGGTATCCCATAGCATGGGTG GTCTTCTAGTCAAAAGGATGCTGGTGGATGCTTCCAAAAATCCAGAAATGGATAAAATTGTAAACAACACCAGAGGAATTATATTTTATAGTGTACCTCACCATGGTTCCCAGCTGGCTGAATATTCTATAAATGCCAGATATCTCCTCTTCCCGTCTGTGGAGGTTAAAGAGCTCAGCAAGG ATTCTCCTGCCCTTAAAGAGCTGAATGATGACTTCTTGTCTTTTGCCAAAGACAAGAAATTTTCAGTGCTGAGTTTTGCAGAAACCCTACCAACACACATAGGCAGCATGCTAAAACTGCATGTAGTACCTGTGGAGTCAGCAG ACATAGGAATTGGAGACCTTATTCCAGTGGATGTTAATCATCTAAATATTTGCAAGCCAAAGAAGAAGGATGCTTTCCTGTATCAACGTACACTGAAGTTCATTCAGGATGTTTTAGCCCAAGAACTGTGA
- the GTF2H5 gene encoding general transcription factor IIH subunit 5, giving the protein MVNVLKGVLVECDPAMKQFLLYLDESNALGKKFIIQDLDETHVFVLAELVNFLQERVGELMDQNSFPITQK; this is encoded by the exons ATGGTGAATGTTCTGAAAGGTGTTCTGGTTGAGTG TGACCCGGCAATGAAGCAGTTTCTGCTCTACTTGGATGAGTCAAATGCTTTGGGAAAGAAGTTCATCATACAAGACCTGGATGAAACTCATGTCTTTGTGTTAGCTGAGTTGGTCAACTTCCTCCAGGAGAGAGTGGGCGAGTTAATGGACCAGAACTCGTTTCCTATTACTCAGAAGTGA
- the SERAC1 gene encoding protein SERAC1 isoform X4, with protein MSVAAYCVFCYRKIGTSGPATKKHLPWNDIRKIAKVTGSLILGGFVFITYEVLSLNKLLQIDTQALHQEKLKSYVYVRTASLSPSDYQEQFSTFDGEDHECALWLLLKRSQSEDKAIRLQAVQDLASNSHWHDYQYVTVAQTCDQRTAIGLARSKDVDLRFFLPPPPLPKIKTDYSIEDELRLLLVSLPQTGLDPCVQYFTSLALSESSHTLAAQMGGLWCFGGNGLPYCETLSKIPSETVELFCLQALVQHSKISSHCEKIEAKGGLQLLQRIYQLRKDSAKIQRNIIRIIGNMALDERLHSSIVRAGWVSVLAEVMKSPHIIQSSHASRALANLDRDVVKEKYPDGVYVLHPQYRSSQPIRADILFVHGLLGAAFKTWRQQDIDRRLDRKASEGEEDYSQCWPKTWLASDCPSLRIISVEYDTHLSDWKAKCPVEAHRKSIAFRSSELLDKLKAAGIGDRPLVWVSHSMGGLLVKRMLVDASKNPEMDKIVNNTRGIIFYSVPHHGSQLAEYSINARYLLFPSVEVKELSKDSPALKELNDDFLSFAKDKKFSVLSFAETLPTHIGSMLKLHVVPVESADIGIGDLIPVDVNHLNICKPKKKDAFLYQRTLKFIQDVLAQEL; from the exons ATGTCAGTGGCTGCTTACTGCGTATTTTGCTACAGAAAAATAGGAACTTCTGGTCCAGCCACAAAAAAACACCTACCCTGGAATGATATCA gaaaaattgCAAAGGTAACTGGATCACTTATACTAGG aggCTTTGTATTCATTACATATGAAGTCCTGTCCTTAAATAAGTTACTGCAAATTGATACTCAAGCTCTACATCAAGAAAAACTTAAATCCTATGTATACGTACGTACAGCTTCTCTAAGTCCAAGTGACTATCAAG AACAATTCAGTACCTTTGATGGAGAAGATCATGAGTGTGCCTTATGGCTTCTCTTAAAGAGAAGTCAGTCAGAAGACAAAGCAATCCGACTGCAGGCTGTACAAGATCTGGCAAGCAACAGTCACTGGCATG ATTATCAGTATGTCACAGTTGCTCAGACCTGTGATCAAAGGACTGCTATAGGTTTGGCTCGATCCAAAGATGTTGACCTTCGCTTTTTCTTGCCTCCACCACCACTGCCAAAAATAAAGACT GACTATTCCATAGAAGATGAACTTCGCTTGTTATTGGTATCTTTACCTCAGACTGGTCTTGATCCATGTGTCCAGTACTTCACATCCCTTGCATTAAGTGAAAGTAGCCACACTCTTGCTGCACAAATG GGAGGCTTATGGTGTTTTGGAGGAAATGGACTTCCATATTGTGAGACATTGAGTAAAATCCCTTCAGAGACAGTGGAACTTTTTTGCTTGCAGGCTTTAGTACAGCATTCTAAG ATTTCTTCTCACTGTGAAAAAATTGAAGCTAAAGGaggcctccagctgctgcagaggatATACCAGCTACGTAAAGATTCAGCAAAGATACAGAGGAACATAATCCGCATTATTGGGAATATGGCTTTGGATGAACGTCTTCACTCATCCATAGTACGTGCAG GTTGGGTTTCTGTACTTGCTGAAGTAATGAAATCCCCACACATCATTCAATCTTCTCACGCATCCAGAGCTTTGGCTAATTTAGACAGGGACGTGGTGAAAGAAAAGTATCCAGATGGTGTTTATGTCTTACATCCACAGTATCGTAGCAG CCAGCCTATCAGAGCAGACATCCTTTTCGTTCACGGTCTTTTGGGAGCAGCATTTAAAACCTGGCGACAGCAAGACATTGACCGGCGTTTGGATAGAAAGGCCTCAGAGGGGGAAGAGGACTATAGTCAGTGCTGGCCAAAG ACATGGCTTGCTTCAGACTGTCCTTCCCTTAGAATCATATCTGTGGAGTATGACACCCATTTGAGTGACTGGAAGGCAAAATGTCCTGTTGAGGCTCACAG gAAGTCTATTGCTTTCAGGAGCAGTGAGCTGCTTGACAAGCTCAAAGCTGCTGGGATTGGAGACAGGCCTTTGGTGTGGGTATCCCATAGCATGGGTG GTCTTCTAGTCAAAAGGATGCTGGTGGATGCTTCCAAAAATCCAGAAATGGATAAAATTGTAAACAACACCAGAGGAATTATATTTTATAGTGTACCTCACCATGGTTCCCAGCTGGCTGAATATTCTATAAATGCCAGATATCTCCTCTTCCCGTCTGTGGAGGTTAAAGAGCTCAGCAAGG ATTCTCCTGCCCTTAAAGAGCTGAATGATGACTTCTTGTCTTTTGCCAAAGACAAGAAATTTTCAGTGCTGAGTTTTGCAGAAACCCTACCAACACACATAGGCAGCATGCTAAAACTGCATGTAGTACCTGTGGAGTCAGCAG ACATAGGAATTGGAGACCTTATTCCAGTGGATGTTAATCATCTAAATATTTGCAAGCCAAAGAAGAAGGATGCTTTCCTGTATCAACGTACACTGAAGTTCATTCAGGATGTTTTAGCCCAAGAACTGTGA